The Leptolyngbya sp. 'hensonii' sequence TTTACCGTCAGGCCAGTGCTTCTCCAGAAGAGGCCGCAACCATCGTCGCGGCCCTGGGTTTAGGGTCGGAAGTTGGGGCTGAACTGGCGGCCTATCCGGTTAAAGGGCTGGGACCGATCGTGCCTACTGATCCGCTGATCTACCGCTTCTATGAAATCATGCAGGTCTATGGGATGCCCATGAAGGAGGTCATTCATGAGAAATTTGGCGATGGCATCATGAGTGCGATCGATTTCACCCTGGATATTGAAAAAGTGGAAGATCCAAAGGGCGATCGGGTGAAGGTCACTATGAACGGAAAGTTTCTGCCCTACAAGAAGTGGTAGGTCTTCAGGCCCAAGGAGTACCTGGGATGGGACCCATCGTCTCCTGGGAAAGGAAATCGCCTCTCATTAAAGATATTGGGCCACGGGGTAGGTTACTCTAATAACCGAAGCTACTTCGTCCCATTACTTTTTAAGGAGAGGCTATGACTGTTGCCGTTGACCCCGTTCAATTAATGAAACAAGAAGTTGCCAGAGTTGCAGCGGCACGGGTGCAATCCGGGATGATTGTCGGTCTGGGTTCAGGTTCAACTGCTGCCCTCATGATCCAGTACGTGGGAGAACGTCTTCAGTCCGGGGATCTGAAGGATGTGACGGGAGTGCCCACATCCTTTCAGGGAACTGTGCTGGCGAAACAGTACGGCATTCCTCTGGTGACTCTGGATGACATTGACCACATTGACCTGGCGATCGATGGGGCGGATGAAGTTGACCCCCAGCACAATCTGATCAAGGGTGGGGGGGCAGCTCATACCCGGGAAAAGATTGTGGACTCCATGGCGAATCAGTTCATTGTGGTGGTAGATAGCTCCAAACTGGTGGACCGTCTCGGTTCTACCTTCAAGGTGCCCGTGGAGGTGATTCCGGTGGCCGTGACCCCAGTCATGCGCCTGATCGAAAAGCTGGGGGGGAAGCCAGAACTGCGGATGGCCGTGAAAAAGGCCGGACCCGTGATTACGGACCAGGGCAACATGGTGGTGGATGTAAAATTCACTGCGATCGACGATCCGGCAGAAATGGAAAAGACCCTGAATAATATTCCCGGTGTGCTGGAAAACGGAATTTTCGTGGGGGTGACTGACCTAGTGCTGGTGGGGGAAGTGGTCGATGGCAAGCCTGTTGTGAGAGAAGCCTGACAAGCCTAAAGGTTAACATTCAAACTTGAAGGCATTTATGTAAGGCTTGTATGTTCACGCCTTGAACTGATATGCTCTATCGTCGTTTTGGTCGCACAGAATTAACCATGCCCGTCTTCAGTTGTGGCGGCATGCGTTACCAGTACAAGTGGCAGGATGTTCCTCTGTCGGAGGTTCCAGCCGATAGTCAGCGCAATCTGGAAGCCACCATTCAACGAGCGGTGGAGTTGGGCATCACCCACATTGAAACGGCTCGCGGATATGGCAGTTCCGAGATGCAACTGGGCCAGATCCTACCCCGGTTGCCCAGGGAAAAGCTGATTGTTCAAACCAAGGTCAGTCCCTGCAGCAGTCCCCAGGAGTTTCGTCAAACCTTTGAGGAATCCCTGGCCTATCTGCGGCTCGATCAGGTGGATCTGTTCGCATTACATGGGATCAATAATGCCGAATTGCTGGACTGGAGCCTGCGATCGGGGGGATGTCTGGATGTGGCGAACCAGTTGCAGGCTGAAGGAAAAATCCGATTCATTGGCTTTTCCACCCATGGCCCCACAGAGGTGATTCAGCGGGCGATCGCCTCCGATCGATTTGACTATGTCAACCTCCACTGGTACTACATTTTCCAGTTCAACTGGCCAGCCATTGTGGAGGCGACGGCCCGGGATATGGGGGTTTTCATCATCAGTCCTTCTAATAAGGGGGGGCTACTCTATCAACCCTCCCAGAAACTGATTGACCTCTGTGCCCCCCTGAGTCCGATCGTCTTCAACAATCTGTTTTGTCTCAACCATCCCCAGGTTCATACCCTCAGCGTCGGAGCTGCCCGTCCCAGCGATTTTGATGAACACCTGAAAACCCTCTCCCTGCTGGACCAAGCCGATGATCTGTTGCCCCCCATCCTGGCCCGCCTGGAAGAGGCCGCGATCGTCCGTCTGGGAGAAGATTGGGTGCAGCGCTGGTGGGAAGGGTTGCCCACCCCGAAGGAGACCCCAGGGGAAATCAGTATCAAAACCATTCTCTGGCTGCGGAATCTGGCTCTGGCCTATGACCTGGTGGAGTATGGCAAAATGCGATACAACCTGCTGGGCAATGGGGGCCACTGGTTTGCAGGCAAGCGAGCCGATCGGGTGACTGAGTTGGATCTGAGCTCTTGTCTCAAGCACAGCCCTTTTGCCGATCGGATTCCAGCCATGCTGGCCGAAGCCCACGAGCTGCTAGGGGGACAGCAAGTCAAACGACTGTCCCAGCAATAATACCTGCTACCATCGGACTGATCATCCCGCCTATTGCCCCTATGGAATTGAAAGACTTTCAAGTGGTCGATCGTGACCTGCCCGAAGACCTTCTCCCCGCCTACCTGCAAGCAGAGAGTCTGGCTGTGGATACGGAAACGATGGGCCTGCTCCCCCATCGCGATCGCCTCTGTCTGGTGCAACTATGCGACCCACAGGATCATGTGACGGTGATTCGCATTCTGCAAGGGCAGCGGGAAGCACCCCATTTGAAGCAGCTCCTGGAAGCAAAAAATACCCTGAAGATCTTTCACTTTGCCCGCTTCGACATTGCGATGTTGCGCTGCCATCTCGATATTCAGGTCGCTCCCCTCTTCTGTACGAAAGTGGCCAGCAAACTGGCCCGCACCTATTCACCTCGCCATGGATTGAAGGATGTGGTGCTGGAACTGGAACAGATAGAGCTAGATAAAACAGCCCAGAGTTCAGATTGGGGCAATGCACTACAGCTTTCTGAAGAACAACTGCGCTATGCGGCCAATGATGTCCGTTATCTCATTAGTGTCCACAAAAAACTTATGGGGATGCTGCAACGGGAAGATCGTTGGAGTTTGGCTCAACAGTGTTTTGAGGCAATTTCCACGATGGCTTTGCTGGATTTATTGCAATACAAAGATATTTTTGAGCATTAAGCCGTCTGATTCGGGTTCAGGCTGTTTTGAAGAAGCGAATGATTTCCCGGGCATGGTTGAGGAACTCACTGTCCTCAGACAGTTGGGAAATTGCATTCTGGGATTCATGGGATAACCGATCGTGATCCGCCTGATTGGTGGCCTGGAGGCTGGTCA is a genomic window containing:
- the cynS gene encoding cyanase; amino-acid sequence: MPVSEIPAITEKLLAAKAAAGLTFADLEQKLGRDEVWIAAVFYRQASASPEEAATIVAALGLGSEVGAELAAYPVKGLGPIVPTDPLIYRFYEIMQVYGMPMKEVIHEKFGDGIMSAIDFTLDIEKVEDPKGDRVKVTMNGKFLPYKKW
- the rpiA gene encoding ribose-5-phosphate isomerase RpiA, which codes for MTVAVDPVQLMKQEVARVAAARVQSGMIVGLGSGSTAALMIQYVGERLQSGDLKDVTGVPTSFQGTVLAKQYGIPLVTLDDIDHIDLAIDGADEVDPQHNLIKGGGAAHTREKIVDSMANQFIVVVDSSKLVDRLGSTFKVPVEVIPVAVTPVMRLIEKLGGKPELRMAVKKAGPVITDQGNMVVDVKFTAIDDPAEMEKTLNNIPGVLENGIFVGVTDLVLVGEVVDGKPVVREA
- a CDS encoding aldo/keto reductase, with amino-acid sequence MLYRRFGRTELTMPVFSCGGMRYQYKWQDVPLSEVPADSQRNLEATIQRAVELGITHIETARGYGSSEMQLGQILPRLPREKLIVQTKVSPCSSPQEFRQTFEESLAYLRLDQVDLFALHGINNAELLDWSLRSGGCLDVANQLQAEGKIRFIGFSTHGPTEVIQRAIASDRFDYVNLHWYYIFQFNWPAIVEATARDMGVFIISPSNKGGLLYQPSQKLIDLCAPLSPIVFNNLFCLNHPQVHTLSVGAARPSDFDEHLKTLSLLDQADDLLPPILARLEEAAIVRLGEDWVQRWWEGLPTPKETPGEISIKTILWLRNLALAYDLVEYGKMRYNLLGNGGHWFAGKRADRVTELDLSSCLKHSPFADRIPAMLAEAHELLGGQQVKRLSQQ
- a CDS encoding ribonuclease H-like domain-containing protein — protein: MELKDFQVVDRDLPEDLLPAYLQAESLAVDTETMGLLPHRDRLCLVQLCDPQDHVTVIRILQGQREAPHLKQLLEAKNTLKIFHFARFDIAMLRCHLDIQVAPLFCTKVASKLARTYSPRHGLKDVVLELEQIELDKTAQSSDWGNALQLSEEQLRYAANDVRYLISVHKKLMGMLQREDRWSLAQQCFEAISTMALLDLLQYKDIFEH